One region of Primulina tabacum isolate GXHZ01 chromosome 17, ASM2559414v2, whole genome shotgun sequence genomic DNA includes:
- the LOC142531900 gene encoding uncharacterized protein LOC142531900, protein MPQGDYIELHRKRHGYRHDHFERKRKKEAREVHKRSEIAQKALGIKGKIIAKKRYAEKALMKKTLAMHEESSVRRKVDDNVHEGAIPAYLLDRDETTRAKVLSNTIKQKRKEKAGKWEVPLPKVRPVAEDEMFRVVRSGKRKTKQWKRMITKATFVGPSFTRKPPKYERFIRPSGLRFTKAHVTHPELKCTFNLEIIGVKKNPNGPMYTSLGVMTKGSIIEVNVSELGLVTPAGKVVWGKYAQVTNNPENDGCINAVLLV, encoded by the exons ATG CCGCAAGGAGATTATATAGAGCTTCACAGGAAAAGGCATGGCTACCGCCATGACCATTTTGAGCGGAAACGCAAGAAGGAGGCGCGAGAAGTTCATAAACGATCGGAAATTGCTCAGAAG GCGTTGGGTATCAAGGGTAAGATCATTGCGAAGAAGCGGTATGCTGAGAAGGCGCTGATGAAGAAAAC ATTGGCTATGCATGAAGAATCGTCAGTCCGGCGCAAGGTTGATGACAATGTCCATGAAGGTGCCATCCCTGCTTATCTTCTTGATCGTGACGAGACAACAAGGGCTAAG GTTCTTAGCAACACCATAAAGCAAAAGAGGAAAGAGAAAGCCGGGAAGTGGGAGGTGCCTCTACCAAAG GTCAGACCTGTCGCTGAAGATGAGATGTTTAGGGTTGTCAGATCTGGCAAACGGAAGA CTAAGCAGTGGAAGAGGATGATAACAAAAGCAACGTTCGTTGGACCAAGTTTTACTAGGAAACCTCCAAAATATGAGCGTTTCATTCGACCATCTGGGTTACGTTTTACAAAAGCCCATGTGACTCACCCGGAACTTAAATGTACCTTTAATTTAGAGATTATTGGTGTAAAGAAAAACCCAAATGGCCCCATGTATACTTCTCTCGGTGTCATGACCAAAGGGAGCATAATTGAG GTGAATGTTAGTGAACTCGGTCTTGTCACTCCTGCTGGTAAAGTTGTTTGGG GGAAATATGCTCAAGTCACAAATAATCCTGAAAACGATGGTTGTATCAATGCTGTTTTGCTTGTGTAA
- the LOC142531609 gene encoding ATP synthase subunit epsilon, mitochondrial: MASNAAVPFWRSAGMTYITYSNLCANLVRQCLKEPYKSEALNREKVHFSVSQWVDGKPQKPTLRTDIPE, translated from the exons ATGGCGTCGAACGCGGCGGTGCCGTTTTGGAGATCTGCGGGGATGACTTACATCACTTACTCTAATCTCTGCGCTAATTTGGTGAGACAGTGTCTCAAAGAACCttacaaatctgaagccttgAACCGAGAGAAGGTCCATTTCTCTGTTTCCCAATGGGTTGACGGGAAACCCCAGAAGCCAA CTCTGCGCACAGATATTCCTGAATGA